From Quercus lobata isolate SW786 chromosome 11, ValleyOak3.0 Primary Assembly, whole genome shotgun sequence:
ATGCAGGTGGTAGTTTGCAACTCTCAAACAGTAACCCTTATATTAAAGTTCTTTAAGGCAACAAACATTCCCTTTCTCCTATTAATCAGTCAGCTGCACTAGAtgatacatattaaaataatcagATAAACATGAAACTTGATATTGATCTCCTTGCTGTTACTCATTATGTACAGACTTTAGTGGACTAAGCACATTATACACCACCAGAAGAAAAGTACGCATACTTATTTCCTTGATTGAATAATATGCATTGGCCTTTCTGCCAttaaggtcttttttttttttctttttcttttttcaaatagtATCGAAATCCAGCTTGCTTGACATAATGAACGGTATACCACATTTGAACTGCTAGTCCCATATGCTTATTTTGTGCTAACCTAATGTATATTCATCAAACAAAGGAAGTGCCTCAATGAGAAGAGCACAACTGTTCAAGGCCAAACCATGCACATCAGGAAGTGAAAATCCTGCAAATTATGGGGCAGATAACATCAGCTACATAAAAAGTTAAGTAGAAAGGAAAACCACACAATTTCATAATCTTGACAAGCAAATGATAAACTGTAACTGACTAGTAAATATTATTGAACTGCAAAAATATTCcacaataaagcaaaaaaataaaaaggaaaagaaatctGACACTGTCTATTCAGAATGTTAATATATGTTAGCGTGATTGATGCAAGCAAGCCTGACTTCCACACACATTAAAGCCATAGTTAGAGTTACTTCCAAGTCCACGATGAATAAGGGCTACTAATTACTAAATATGAAATAAGTGCTCATAGCTGTCTAGCCAGATCACTCCCTCAATATGACCATAAAAAGACTTCTGACTTAATATATTGAAGCATATCAAACATCAATAAAGgcaatttcattttatttattgagaaaGCAGAAAAATGCCAGCAAAATATTCTAATAAAGCCtatatttaaaatctaaaaagctTATTACTGGGAAAAATCTAAATTCACATTGCCTGGCAGTCAAGTGTaagaaaagttaaaacaaaaactctaaCCATACCTGAAGTACCTAAAAGAGGCACTTGATTCATCAAACTGCTTCAAAATTGGCATTATTCTATTCCTATAATCTATTACAAATCTTGAGCATTCACCCCAAAGAATTGATAAAGTTAACCGCCACCATCCCAGTAATcaagaaattcatttttatGGGGCTGCAAACTTGATATGCTACCCTGACCCAAGCCTCTCTGTACCCGCTTAAGAGCTTTCAATGCAATTCCACTGCCATCATCTCTGTCAAAAGATAAGGAAGAGTAAATACATCTATAACAACTCATAAAAAATACATCTATAACAACTCATAAAAAATACATCTATAACAACTCATAAAATGATATTTGCATCACAACAACATTGATAGTTTGGGATAATCAAATTCATTAGTTTCACATGATCAAAACATTATAGATGAGAAATGATAATCAACAATCTAGCATATCCTAGTACAGAGCATTATAGAGCTCCCTTAACATATTTTCGTATCCAATAACGTAGATTTAGAAAGAGAGTCAACGGATTAAAAAATCCATTGAATATATAAATGGTATTTGCAGATGTGTTTGTGAgtgtctttaattttttaagatctACTCATGTCTACCGAAAGAGGTTGAGCATTGGTGTAATGGCAAGTGCCTTACACCAAAAGCAACGGGTCGTAGGTTTAGTTCTGAGAATTAGTCTCTCCAATAAATTGGAGTAAGGCTGCCTACCATGACCTCTCCAAAGCCCCGCAAAAGTGGGAGCTTTGTGCACTAGATATGACCTTTTTAACTCATGTCTACCAAACTTGGAGGAGGCACAAGTCATGTACAAGTTGTCTTCTATGGTGATCCCAATATGATGTTGCGCTCTACTTCAAGCATTAAAATTCTCCATAATATTCATAGATTATAATTGGAGAACATTTAAACCATAACCAAGTACATATCTCCCAATGCAAGTTGATATGTGCCAGAAATATACACCATCACGCGGTAAGAATAATCTAGGAGCAATACATACCATCTCACTCGTTCAtatattacttatgacaatatggactaatatttatgtaaaatttgattgaaaagTAATCTAATAAACTTCTACTGAAGATGTGAAGAAGGAAATTTGGTCCAGGTTTAGCACAAAGTAATCACAAGATCAAtgatatcaaaaaagaaaaagtaagaagGAATGGTTCACAACTAGATTTTCATTCAACTATTTACCTGTGAAGTATGTTCTGCCAGTCACTTTTGCCATTCTTATTTGGTTTTCCCTTAAATATCTCCTTTTGATCTCGATAAACCTTGTTTTCCACCCTACCTTCTGAAGCCATTTCCATCATCCTCTCTGCAAGTTCATCAGTCTCATGCTTGTTTCCCCGCTTACCCAGGCCATCAATAACTGGCATGAATGATGCAGGATCAAATCCATATCCTATATTGATCATCTTATGAAGAATTCCACTAGCATCCTCTAACATTTTATCCTTACAGAGTCTGACAATAAGATCTTTATACAGGAAGTTCCCTAGATCAAAATTCCTATCCAATGCAGCTTGGAATAGCTCTTTAGCCTCAGAGACTTCATTCCCAGCAAGTAACTCATTGAACATGAAACTATATAAAGCTTCCTTGTGGCCGCATACACTTAGAGCAATCTCAAATATTTCCTTTGCTAGTCCAAAATCACAAGCCTTGCAGAAAGCTTTAATTACTATTCTGAAGGAAGATATATTAGGGGATATGCCCTTCTGCAACATTTCATCCAAAAGAGCAGTAGCATCTTTGACTCTCCCTCCTTCACAAAGACAATTGATTACATTATTATAAGTGCAAACATTAGGAGAAACAcctctttctctcatctcatcCATCAGCCCGtatatttcaaatatttgatttttactcCCTAAACCCAGGATCAACGAGTTATAGGTTTGAAGGCTCTTGTTGCAACCTCTTATCTCCATGTCTTTCAAAACTCGAAATGCAGATGATAGTTTTCCTTGTTTACAGAAAGTATGTATAAAAGTATCATAAATCACAGAATCAGGAAGCAAGTTTTTCCTCACCATCTCAGTGAACTTCTTTTTGGCTTCGACAAGCCTCCCAGCCTTGCATAACCCATTAATTATTGTTGAGTATGTGACTAAATCAGGCGTGCATTTCTTCCCATCACTACTCTCATCAACTAGGGCAATATATGAGTTCCCTAGATTACCAAGAGCCGCACTTCCATGAGTCCACATCCCATTCATGATTTCAATTGCTTTGTCCAAATTCCCATTATTACACAGACCATCAATCACAATATTGCATGTCACGGTGTCTAAACCATAACTTCTCTCATTCATCCTTTGCAGTAATTCCTCTGCTTCTGATGTTCTCCCCTCTTTCCATAAGCTGTGCAGCAAGATGTTGCAAGTATGAGTATTTGGTAAACAACTACTAGTCATCATTTCATGCAGAATATTATTGGCTTCAGAGATCCTCCCCTTACTGCAGTACCCATGAAGTAAAGTACTATAAGTTACTGTATCTGGGGGAATACCACTACTTTTCATTAGTCCCATTACCATTCTTGCATCAGAAAGCATCCCATTTTTACATAGCCCATCCATCAAGATGTTATATGAGTAAACACTGGGTTTAATGCCATTGTCCACCATCTCTTTTAGAACCAACCGTGCCTCTAAGAGCTTCCCATTCCTGACCAAACCCAGCAACCATATATTATAACTCtccaaatttataaaatcacCAACTTTTTGCATAGACTCAAAGAGGGTCTTTGCATCCTCCAGCATCCCATCCTTGCAAAACCCCTCCAACATTAAATTATATGTTACAATATTAGGTTGAGGCAACCCCAATTGTTCTTCATCAATTTGCATATCTCTAAAAATCCTAGAAGCTTCTAGGATTTTCCCTGCACTACAAAGAGCTGATATCCTAGAATTGAATGTAACAACATCCGGAGACGAACCatcctctctcattttctctacCAATTTCTCAGCCTCATCAGTCCTACCTTCTTTACAAAAACTAGATATCAATGTATTGTACACAACCCTGTTGGGAAATATATTACAACCCCTCA
This genomic window contains:
- the LOC115967385 gene encoding pentatricopeptide repeat-containing protein At2g17140, with translation MEQTSFQLTTKALFKNTNNPKLAWQLFKRILSSPTHHSHLLRSIPIVARILIHAKMHSEIDTLHQLLLVSQPVETSHPCLISLVRVLAQLGLVDKAVSQFKSIRTRVPEKPPSVFLYNLLLESALKEKRVDFVNWLYRDMIVAGISPETYTFNVLMSALCDSGRLEEAREVFDRMSEKRCQPNVFSVGILVRGYCRAGLANEGLEFLNEMRGCNIFPNRVVYNTLISSFCKEGRTDEAEKLVEKMREDGSSPDVVTFNSRISALCSAGKILEASRIFRDMQIDEEQLGLPQPNIVTYNLMLEGFCKDGMLEDAKTLFESMQKVGDFINLESYNIWLLGLVRNGKLLEARLVLKEMVDNGIKPSVYSYNILMDGLCKNGMLSDARMVMGLMKSSGIPPDTVTYSTLLHGYCSKGRISEANNILHEMMTSSCLPNTHTCNILLHSLWKEGRTSEAEELLQRMNERSYGLDTVTCNIVIDGLCNNGNLDKAIEIMNGMWTHGSAALGNLGNSYIALVDESSDGKKCTPDLVTYSTIINGLCKAGRLVEAKKKFTEMVRKNLLPDSVIYDTFIHTFCKQGKLSSAFRVLKDMEIRGCNKSLQTYNSLILGLGSKNQIFEIYGLMDEMRERGVSPNVCTYNNVINCLCEGGRVKDATALLDEMLQKGISPNISSFRIVIKAFCKACDFGLAKEIFEIALSVCGHKEALYSFMFNELLAGNEVSEAKELFQAALDRNFDLGNFLYKDLIVRLCKDKMLEDASGILHKMINIGYGFDPASFMPVIDGLGKRGNKHETDELAERMMEMASEGRVENKVYRDQKEIFKGKPNKNGKSDWQNILHRDDGSGIALKALKRVQRGLGQGSISSLQPHKNEFLDYWDGGG